A genomic segment from Microcella flavibacter encodes:
- a CDS encoding DoxX family protein, with the protein MTPETPVIAARIVTAVVFIAMGALHFVPAAGRGMAAIIPPGMRGRPFSAKTLVRLTGVAEIAGGVGLLIEPTRAAAGIALAVFLVAVFPANAYAARHPERFGRIAIPFWPRLIGQVVLIALVLWVGLSPV; encoded by the coding sequence ATGACGCCCGAGACGCCGGTCATCGCCGCCCGCATCGTGACCGCCGTCGTCTTCATCGCGATGGGCGCGCTGCACTTCGTCCCCGCGGCGGGGCGGGGCATGGCCGCGATCATCCCGCCCGGGATGCGCGGCCGCCCCTTCTCGGCGAAGACCCTCGTGCGACTCACCGGCGTCGCCGAGATCGCGGGCGGCGTCGGGCTGCTCATCGAGCCGACGCGCGCCGCGGCCGGGATCGCCCTCGCGGTCTTCCTCGTCGCCGTCTTCCCGGCCAACGCCTACGCCGCGCGCCACCCCGAGCGCTTCGGCCGCATCGCCATCCCGTTCTGGCCGCGCCTCATCGGGCAGGTCGTGCTCATCGCCCTCGTGCTGTGGGTGGGGCTCTCGCCGGTCTGA
- a CDS encoding molybdopterin-dependent oxidoreductase, producing the protein MTARARTLWAALTGAVAAGAALATTELLALLLAPASSPVLAVGALAIDLAPPWLKDVMIALFGVNDKLVLLIIVGLLVAVLAVIAGLLERRRPPWGAVTVGVVGIVALVAVLTRAEATSLWAAPTAIGFVVGVLVLRLLTARLRVWEEAAATAAAPAAPVRGAAAPATPASATPVPATPARGPFAPGVPTAIATAPRRPARSDPAARTPADLGRRGFLGMLTATAAGAVVVGLGSRAIASATAMAQRARDAIVLPAAASAAAPLAAGTALDVPGITPLVTPNADFYRIDTALQVPSIDASQWRLRVTGLVEQEVEIGWDELAAMPLQESYVTLMCVSNEVGGDLTGNALWLGHPIRDVLAMARPLPEADMVLSRSQDGWTASTPLDVLTDPDRDALLAIGMNGEPLPLEHGFPVRMVVPGLYGFVSATKWVVELQVTRFDADLAYWSTRGWSERGPVKTHSRIDVPRAFSSVGQGTVAVAGIAWAQHTGIERVEVRVDGGPWARARLADAISIDTWRQWVYEWDATSGSHLLEVRATDAAGMTQRSTQVPVAPDGAEGYHGVIVQVA; encoded by the coding sequence ATGACCGCACGCGCACGCACCCTCTGGGCCGCTCTCACCGGCGCGGTCGCCGCGGGGGCGGCGCTCGCGACGACCGAGCTGCTGGCGCTGCTGCTGGCGCCGGCCAGCAGTCCGGTGCTCGCGGTCGGAGCGCTGGCGATCGATCTCGCGCCGCCGTGGCTGAAGGACGTCATGATCGCGCTCTTCGGCGTCAACGACAAGCTCGTGCTACTCATCATCGTCGGCCTCCTCGTCGCCGTGCTCGCCGTGATCGCCGGGCTGCTCGAGCGCCGCCGCCCGCCGTGGGGCGCCGTGACGGTCGGCGTGGTCGGCATCGTCGCGCTCGTCGCCGTGCTCACCCGGGCCGAGGCGACCTCGCTCTGGGCGGCGCCGACCGCGATCGGCTTCGTCGTCGGGGTGCTCGTGCTGCGCCTGCTCACGGCGCGGCTGCGCGTCTGGGAGGAGGCGGCCGCGACGGCCGCCGCCCCCGCAGCGCCCGTGCGCGGGGCCGCCGCCCCCGCGACTCCCGCCTCCGCGACTCCCGTCCCCGCGACCCCCGCCCGCGGCCCCTTCGCCCCCGGCGTCCCGACCGCGATCGCGACGGCCCCGCGCCGCCCCGCCCGCTCGGATCCCGCCGCCCGCACCCCCGCCGATCTCGGCCGCCGCGGCTTCCTCGGCATGCTCACGGCGACGGCCGCGGGCGCGGTCGTCGTCGGGCTCGGATCGCGCGCGATCGCCTCCGCCACCGCGATGGCGCAGCGCGCCCGCGACGCGATCGTGCTGCCGGCCGCCGCATCCGCCGCCGCCCCGCTCGCGGCCGGCACCGCGCTCGACGTGCCGGGCATCACCCCGCTCGTCACTCCGAACGCCGACTTCTACCGCATCGACACGGCCCTGCAGGTGCCGAGCATCGATGCGAGCCAGTGGCGCCTGCGCGTCACGGGCCTCGTCGAGCAGGAGGTCGAGATCGGCTGGGACGAGCTCGCCGCGATGCCCCTGCAGGAGTCGTACGTCACCCTCATGTGCGTGTCGAACGAGGTCGGCGGCGATCTCACCGGCAACGCGCTCTGGTTGGGCCACCCCATCCGCGACGTGCTCGCGATGGCGCGGCCCCTGCCCGAGGCCGACATGGTGCTCTCGCGCAGTCAGGACGGCTGGACGGCGAGCACGCCTCTCGACGTGCTGACCGATCCCGATCGGGATGCCCTGCTCGCGATCGGCATGAACGGCGAGCCCCTGCCGCTCGAGCACGGGTTCCCCGTGCGCATGGTCGTGCCGGGCCTCTACGGCTTCGTCTCCGCGACGAAGTGGGTCGTCGAGCTGCAGGTGACCCGCTTCGACGCCGACCTCGCCTACTGGAGCACGCGCGGCTGGTCCGAGCGCGGCCCGGTCAAGACCCACTCGCGCATCGATGTGCCGCGCGCCTTCTCCTCCGTCGGGCAGGGCACCGTCGCGGTCGCGGGCATCGCCTGGGCGCAGCACACCGGCATCGAGCGCGTCGAGGTGCGGGTGGATGGCGGGCCGTGGGCCCGCGCCCGGCTCGCCGACGCGATCTCGATCGACACCTGGCGGCAGTGGGTCTACGAGTGGGACGCGACGAGCGGCTCGCACCTGCTCGAGGTGCGGGCGACGGACGCCGCCGGCATGACGCAGCGATCCACGCAGGTGCCCGTGGCGCCCGATGGCGCCGAGGGGTATCACGGCGTGATCGTGCAGGTCGCCTGA
- a CDS encoding helix-turn-helix domain-containing protein — protein sequence MRPVHPTASREPVRIGARLRASRLAQGLTVAQVAESAGLTRGFLSRVERDETSPSVATLITVCQVLSMPVGDLFESVENDLVRLAEAPLINMGGTGVEERLLTPRGQGRVQLLRSMLQPGASGGAEPYTINCDVEVLHVVSGVLELRLGNEVSLLRAGDTATFPGREPHTWRNGHDGVTETVWVLVPAAWSGSS from the coding sequence GTGAGACCCGTCCACCCCACCGCGAGCCGCGAACCCGTGCGCATCGGAGCCCGACTGCGGGCATCCCGACTCGCGCAGGGCCTCACGGTCGCGCAGGTCGCCGAATCGGCCGGCCTCACCCGCGGCTTCCTCAGCCGGGTCGAGCGCGACGAGACCTCGCCGAGCGTCGCGACCCTCATCACCGTCTGCCAGGTGCTCTCGATGCCCGTCGGCGACCTCTTCGAGAGCGTCGAGAACGACCTCGTGCGGCTCGCCGAGGCGCCGCTCATCAACATGGGCGGCACGGGCGTCGAGGAGCGGCTGCTGACCCCCCGCGGGCAGGGGCGCGTGCAGCTGCTGCGGTCGATGCTGCAGCCCGGCGCCTCGGGCGGGGCCGAGCCGTACACGATCAACTGCGACGTCGAGGTGCTGCACGTCGTCTCGGGGGTGCTCGAGCTGCGGCTCGGCAACGAGGTCTCGCTGCTGCGGGCGGGCGATACGGCGACCTTCCCCGGTCGCGAGCCGCACACGTGGCGCAACGGCCACGACGGCGTCACCGAGACCGTGTGGGTGCTCGTGCCCGCAGCGTGGAGCGGGTCGAGCTAG
- the serA gene encoding phosphoglycerate dehydrogenase yields the protein MTKPVVLIAEVLSPATVDALGPDFDIRHVDGTDRPALLAALAEAQAVLIRSATQIDAEAIAAGTGLKVVARAGVGLDNVDVKAATAAGVMVVNAPTSNVVSAAELAVGHLLALSRHIPAADTSMKAGEWKRSAFTGVELYEKTVGIVGLGRIGTLVAQRLAGFGVELVGYDPFVPPARAQQLGVTLLSLDELMERSDFITIHIPKTAETTGLIGAAQFAKAKPSLRIVNASRGGIIDEDALHEALVAGRIAGAGLDVFVSEPPVGSPLIGAPGIQLTPHLGASTDEAQEKAGVSVARSVRLALDGELVPDAVNVAGGVIDPSVRPGIPLMEKLGQVFAGLADHPFASIDVEVRGEITAHDVGVLKLAALKGIFSSISSEQVSYVNAPLLAEQRGVAVRLLTEATSEEYRNLLTIRGALADGTQLSVSGTLVGAKQAQKIVAINGYDVEVPMAEHLIVMLYTDRPGIVAVYGKEFGEASINIAGMQIARHRAGGPALSVLTVDNRVPDALLERVGAAIDADLMRAITVVEN from the coding sequence GTGACCAAGCCGGTCGTGCTCATCGCCGAAGTTCTGTCGCCCGCCACCGTCGACGCCCTCGGGCCCGACTTCGACATCCGTCACGTCGACGGCACCGACCGGCCCGCGCTGCTCGCGGCGCTCGCCGAGGCGCAGGCCGTGCTCATCCGCTCGGCGACCCAGATCGACGCCGAGGCGATCGCCGCCGGCACCGGGCTCAAGGTCGTCGCCCGCGCGGGCGTCGGCCTCGACAACGTCGACGTCAAGGCGGCCACGGCCGCGGGCGTCATGGTCGTCAACGCGCCCACGTCGAACGTCGTCTCGGCCGCCGAGCTCGCCGTGGGGCACCTGCTGGCGCTCTCGCGCCACATCCCCGCCGCCGACACCTCGATGAAGGCGGGGGAGTGGAAGCGCTCCGCCTTCACCGGCGTCGAGCTCTACGAGAAGACCGTCGGCATCGTCGGCCTCGGCCGCATCGGCACCCTCGTCGCCCAGCGCCTCGCCGGCTTCGGCGTCGAGCTCGTCGGCTACGACCCCTTCGTGCCGCCGGCCCGTGCGCAGCAGCTCGGCGTCACCCTGCTGAGCCTCGACGAGCTCATGGAGCGCAGCGACTTCATCACCATCCACATCCCGAAGACGGCGGAGACGACGGGCCTCATCGGGGCGGCGCAGTTCGCGAAGGCGAAGCCCTCCCTGCGCATCGTCAACGCCAGCCGCGGCGGCATCATCGACGAGGATGCCCTGCACGAGGCCCTCGTCGCCGGCCGCATCGCGGGCGCCGGTCTCGACGTCTTCGTCAGCGAGCCCCCCGTCGGCTCGCCCCTCATCGGGGCTCCGGGCATCCAGCTCACCCCGCACCTCGGCGCCTCGACCGACGAGGCGCAGGAGAAGGCGGGCGTCTCGGTGGCCCGCTCGGTGCGCCTCGCCCTCGACGGCGAGCTCGTCCCCGACGCGGTCAACGTCGCCGGTGGCGTCATCGATCCGAGCGTGCGTCCGGGCATCCCGCTCATGGAGAAGCTCGGCCAGGTCTTCGCGGGCCTCGCCGACCACCCCTTCGCGAGCATCGACGTCGAGGTGCGCGGCGAGATCACGGCGCACGACGTCGGCGTTCTCAAGCTCGCCGCGCTCAAGGGCATCTTCAGCAGCATCTCGAGCGAGCAGGTCAGCTACGTCAACGCGCCGCTGCTCGCCGAGCAGCGCGGCGTCGCCGTGCGCCTCCTCACCGAGGCGACGAGCGAGGAGTACCGCAACCTGCTCACCATCCGCGGTGCGCTCGCCGACGGCACGCAGCTGAGCGTCTCGGGCACCCTCGTGGGCGCGAAGCAGGCGCAGAAGATCGTCGCCATCAACGGCTACGACGTCGAGGTGCCGATGGCCGAGCACCTCATCGTCATGCTCTACACCGACCGCCCCGGCATCGTCGCGGTCTACGGCAAGGAGTTCGGCGAGGCGAGCATCAACATCGCCGGCATGCAGATCGCCCGCCACCGCGCGGGCGGCCCGGCGCTGAGCGTGCTCACGGTGGACAACCGCGTGCCCGACGCCCTGCTCGAGCGCGTCGGCGCCGCGATCGACGCCGACCTCATGCGCGCGATCACGGTCGTCGAGAACTGA
- the speB gene encoding agmatinase, translated as MPPEPVGPADASRRPRYADIATFARLPRLDEVDRADIAVVGVPFDSGVSYRPGARFGPAHVREASRLLRPYNPAQDVAPFSTQQVVDAGDIAANPFDLGEAVAAIEQAARELTADGTRLVTIGGDHTIALPLLRVAAERAGRPVAVVHFDAHLDTWDTYFGAPVTHGTPFRRASEEGLIDTTASLHVGIRGPLYSRQDLRDDERLGFAVITSDDLQDEGLPRAIERMRARLGDAPLYVSIDIDVLDPAHAPGTGTPEAGGMTSRELLGMVRALAPHRIIGADVVEVAPAYDHAQLTAVAAAHVAYELISAMAPRD; from the coding sequence ATGCCCCCCGAGCCCGTAGGCCCCGCCGACGCGAGCCGGCGCCCGCGCTACGCCGACATCGCCACCTTCGCGCGACTGCCGCGCCTCGACGAGGTCGACCGCGCCGACATCGCCGTGGTCGGCGTGCCCTTCGACTCCGGCGTCAGCTACCGCCCGGGCGCCCGGTTCGGCCCGGCCCACGTGCGCGAGGCCTCGCGCCTGCTCCGGCCCTACAATCCCGCACAGGACGTCGCGCCGTTCTCGACGCAGCAGGTCGTGGATGCGGGCGACATCGCCGCCAACCCCTTCGACCTCGGCGAGGCCGTCGCGGCCATCGAGCAGGCGGCGCGCGAGCTCACCGCCGACGGCACGCGGCTCGTCACCATCGGCGGCGACCACACGATCGCGCTGCCGCTGCTGCGGGTGGCGGCCGAGCGCGCGGGCCGGCCGGTCGCGGTCGTGCACTTCGACGCGCACCTCGACACCTGGGACACCTACTTCGGGGCTCCCGTCACGCACGGCACCCCGTTCCGCCGCGCGAGCGAGGAGGGGCTCATCGATACGACGGCGAGCCTCCACGTCGGCATCCGCGGCCCGCTCTACAGCCGGCAGGATCTGCGCGACGACGAGCGGCTCGGCTTCGCCGTCATCACCTCCGACGACCTGCAGGACGAGGGGCTGCCGCGCGCGATCGAGCGCATGCGCGCCCGCCTGGGGGATGCCCCCCTCTACGTCTCGATCGACATCGACGTGCTCGATCCCGCGCACGCCCCGGGCACGGGCACGCCCGAGGCCGGCGGCATGACGAGCCGCGAGCTGCTCGGCATGGTGCGCGCTCTCGCCCCCCACCGCATCATCGGTGCCGACGTCGTCGAGGTCGCCCCCGCCTACGATCACGCGCAGCTCACGGCGGTCGCCGCCGCCCACGTCGCGTACGAGCTCATCTCGGCGATGGCGCCGCGCGACTGA
- a CDS encoding ThiF family adenylyltransferase produces MIDAALHARQLALPGFEPRNQQALADARVLVIGAGGLGSAVLPALAAAGVGTIGIIDDDVVERSNLHRQTVHAAADVGRRKVDSAAERLVAIAPAAEVIRHPSRFEGEAALALARDYDLIVDGSDTFATRYLADDVASITGRPLVWGAVLAYGGQAGVGRLAGGPGYRDLFPSPPPPGTVLDCARGGVLPTVCGIVGSIMATEVIKIITGIGQPLTGRVTTYDALTGAFRELAYAADPTAEPVTGLMDYAAFCGVDAGGDPEAAGTDALTAPQLAARLSAPGGAERVQLVDVREEWEFAIGSIPGARLMPLGALPAMLDVLDADRPVIAYCHHGIRSLTALAVLRAAGFDAQHLEGGIDAWSAQVDPDVARY; encoded by the coding sequence GTGATCGACGCCGCCCTGCACGCCCGGCAGCTCGCGCTGCCGGGGTTCGAGCCCCGCAACCAGCAGGCCCTCGCCGATGCCCGGGTGCTCGTGATCGGCGCCGGCGGGCTGGGCAGCGCCGTGCTGCCCGCTCTCGCGGCCGCCGGCGTCGGCACGATCGGGATCATCGACGACGACGTCGTCGAGCGCTCCAACCTGCACCGCCAGACCGTGCACGCCGCGGCCGACGTCGGGCGGCGGAAGGTCGACTCGGCGGCCGAGCGGCTCGTCGCGATCGCGCCGGCGGCGGAGGTCATCCGGCACCCCTCCCGGTTCGAGGGCGAGGCGGCGCTCGCGCTCGCCCGCGACTACGACCTGATCGTCGACGGCAGCGACACCTTCGCGACGCGCTACCTCGCCGACGACGTCGCGAGCATCACCGGGCGGCCGCTGGTGTGGGGCGCGGTGCTCGCCTACGGCGGGCAGGCGGGCGTCGGCCGGCTCGCCGGCGGCCCGGGCTACCGCGACCTGTTCCCGAGCCCTCCCCCGCCCGGGACGGTGCTCGACTGCGCGCGCGGCGGCGTGCTGCCGACGGTGTGCGGCATCGTCGGCTCGATCATGGCCACCGAGGTGATCAAGATCATCACCGGGATCGGGCAGCCCCTGACCGGCCGCGTCACGACGTACGACGCGCTGACGGGCGCGTTCCGCGAGCTCGCGTACGCCGCGGACCCGACCGCCGAGCCGGTGACGGGGCTCATGGACTACGCCGCGTTCTGCGGGGTCGACGCGGGCGGCGATCCCGAGGCGGCGGGCACCGATGCGCTGACCGCCCCGCAGCTCGCCGCGCGGCTCTCGGCCCCCGGCGGCGCCGAGCGCGTGCAGCTCGTCGACGTGCGGGAGGAGTGGGAGTTCGCGATCGGCAGCATCCCCGGCGCGCGGCTCATGCCGCTCGGCGCCCTGCCCGCGATGCTCGACGTGCTCGACGCCGACCGGCCCGTCATCGCGTACTGCCACCACGGCATCCGGTCGCTCACCGCGCTCGCCGTGCTGCGCGCGGCGGGGTTCGACGCGCAGCACCTCGAGGGCGGCATCGACGCCTGGTCGGCGCAGGTCGACCCCGACGTCGCCCGCTACTGA
- a CDS encoding MOSC domain-containing protein, with product MTDATPTTPRTIELVHLLASPLHRYEGRPAEGALPAAGEELHDRIELREGLGIVGDRYFGHRAHVGAAVTLLAMETIDELAERFGLNPEQAARRARRNILTRGLDVDALRGATIRLDTGEGEVVLRATRPANPCAWMDAELAPGAFRALRGRGGMRCAVLSSGALHRGQATCTITP from the coding sequence ATGACCGATGCGACCCCGACAACCCCGCGCACGATCGAGCTCGTGCACCTGCTCGCCTCCCCGCTGCACCGCTACGAGGGCCGGCCGGCCGAGGGCGCGCTGCCCGCCGCGGGCGAGGAGCTGCACGACCGCATCGAGCTGCGCGAGGGTCTCGGGATCGTCGGCGACCGCTACTTCGGGCACCGGGCTCACGTCGGCGCCGCCGTGACCCTGCTCGCCATGGAGACGATCGACGAGCTCGCCGAGCGCTTCGGGCTCAACCCCGAGCAGGCCGCGCGCCGCGCTCGGCGCAACATCCTCACGCGCGGGCTCGACGTCGACGCGCTGCGCGGCGCGACCATCCGCCTCGACACCGGCGAGGGCGAGGTCGTGCTGCGCGCGACGCGCCCGGCGAACCCCTGCGCGTGGATGGATGCCGAGCTCGCGCCCGGCGCGTTCCGAGCCCTGCGCGGCCGCGGCGGGATGCGCTGCGCCGTGCTCTCGAGCGGTGCGCTGCACCGCGGTCAGGCGACCTGCACGATCACGCCGTGA
- a CDS encoding 3-isopropylmalate dehydrogenase, producing the protein MTRTIDLAVIPGDGIGPEVIAEALTVLRAAVDGAAEVRETHYPLGAAHFLETGEILSDETLEALGRHEAILLGAVGGDPRDPRLAGGIIERGLLLRLRFALDHHVNLRPTRILPGVTSPLANPGAVDFVVVREGTEGPYVGNGGSIRVGTPHEVANETSVNTAYGVERVVRFAFAQAQGRRGRLTLVHKTNVLVNAGALWQRTVDRVAAEFPEVTVDYLHVDAATIFLVTDPARFDVIVTDNLFGDILTDLAAAISGGIGLAASGNLNPSGAFPSMFEPVHGSAPDIAGQQKADPTAAILSVALLLEQTGLAEAAARVERAVADDLASRGDARRTTSEVGDAIVAALARG; encoded by the coding sequence GTGACCCGCACCATCGACCTGGCCGTGATCCCCGGCGACGGCATCGGCCCCGAGGTCATCGCCGAGGCGCTCACGGTGCTGCGGGCGGCCGTCGACGGCGCCGCCGAGGTGCGCGAGACGCACTACCCGCTCGGCGCCGCGCACTTCCTCGAGACCGGCGAGATCCTCTCCGACGAGACGCTCGAGGCCCTCGGGCGGCACGAGGCGATCCTGCTCGGGGCGGTGGGCGGCGACCCCCGCGACCCGCGACTGGCCGGCGGCATCATCGAGCGCGGCCTGCTCCTGCGCCTGCGCTTCGCGCTCGACCACCACGTGAACCTGCGCCCGACGCGCATCCTGCCCGGCGTCACGAGCCCGCTGGCGAACCCCGGCGCGGTCGACTTCGTCGTCGTGCGCGAGGGCACCGAGGGCCCGTACGTCGGCAACGGCGGGAGCATCCGCGTCGGCACCCCGCATGAGGTCGCGAACGAGACGAGCGTCAACACCGCCTACGGGGTCGAGCGCGTCGTGCGCTTCGCCTTCGCGCAGGCGCAGGGGCGTCGCGGGCGCCTCACGCTCGTGCACAAGACCAACGTGCTCGTCAATGCGGGGGCGCTCTGGCAGCGCACGGTCGACCGCGTCGCGGCCGAGTTCCCCGAGGTGACGGTCGACTACCTGCACGTCGACGCGGCGACGATCTTCCTCGTCACCGATCCCGCGCGCTTCGACGTCATCGTCACCGACAACCTCTTCGGCGACATCCTCACCGACCTCGCGGCCGCCATCAGCGGCGGCATCGGGCTCGCCGCCTCGGGCAACCTCAACCCCTCGGGTGCGTTCCCCAGCATGTTCGAGCCCGTGCACGGCTCCGCCCCCGACATCGCGGGGCAGCAGAAGGCCGACCCCACCGCGGCGATCCTCTCGGTGGCGCTGCTGCTCGAGCAGACCGGCCTCGCCGAGGCGGCGGCGCGCGTCGAGCGCGCCGTGGCCGACGACCTCGCGTCGCGGGGGGATGCCCGGCGCACGACGAGCGAGGTCGGCGACGCGATCGTCGCCGCGCTCGCGCGGGGCTGA
- a CDS encoding ABC transporter ATP-binding protein, whose product MTSGLPPALRVDATVHRSGFALEAALAVPAGRVLGIVGPNGAGKSTLLHAVLGDLPIAAGSVEIGGRVVDAAGGGRAVPIERRRVGMVFQQPLLIPHLSVLDNVAFGPRAHGAPRHEAAARARSWLECLGIAGLARRRPHELSGGEAQRAAIARALAADPEVLLLDEPLAALDVEARTAVREHLAVHLGGFRGAVLLVSHHPADLALADRVLVLEGGRVVQEGALAQLAEAPATDFVARLLAR is encoded by the coding sequence ATGACCTCCGGCCTCCCGCCCGCGCTCCGCGTCGACGCGACCGTGCACCGTTCGGGGTTCGCGCTCGAGGCGGCGCTCGCCGTGCCGGCCGGGCGGGTGCTCGGCATCGTCGGCCCGAACGGCGCGGGCAAGTCGACGCTGCTGCACGCCGTGCTCGGCGACCTGCCGATCGCGGCGGGCAGCGTCGAGATCGGCGGGCGCGTCGTCGATGCGGCGGGCGGCGGTCGGGCGGTGCCGATCGAGCGCCGTCGGGTCGGGATGGTCTTCCAGCAGCCCCTGCTGATCCCCCACCTCTCCGTGCTCGACAACGTCGCCTTCGGCCCGCGCGCGCACGGCGCCCCCCGGCACGAGGCCGCCGCGAGGGCTCGGAGCTGGCTCGAGTGCCTCGGCATCGCCGGGCTCGCCCGCCGCCGCCCGCACGAGCTCTCGGGCGGGGAGGCCCAGCGCGCCGCCATCGCCCGGGCCCTCGCGGCCGATCCGGAGGTGCTGCTGCTCGACGAGCCCCTGGCGGCCCTCGACGTCGAGGCCCGCACGGCGGTGCGCGAGCACCTCGCCGTGCATCTGGGCGGGTTCCGCGGCGCGGTGCTGCTCGTGAGCCATCACCCCGCCGACCTGGCCCTCGCCGACCGCGTGCTCGTGCTCGAGGGCGGGCGCGTCGTGCAGGAGGGTGCGCTCGCGCAGCTCGCGGAGGCCCCGGCCACCGACTTCGTGGCGCGGCTGCTCGCGCGATGA
- a CDS encoding molybdate ABC transporter permease subunit: MTGTEGGARPLRAPRGRARGARIPMPVAVLAGLAIALVTAPLLALVVQAPWSRLVEILGGSAALAALAMSLGTAAVSTLLSLLLGVPLALVLADGRRVERPSRARRAVRALITVPVVLPPVAGGVALLALLGPQGLLGAPLLDATGIAIAPSIAAVVLAQTFVAMPFLVFAAEGAVRGADRRTELAAASLGASPLRVLVRVTLPLAGPGIAAGAALCFARALGEYGATVTFASSVPGVTRTLPMAIYEQLPDDRPAAIALSLLLVGLSVVVLIALRDRWTPGLRA; the protein is encoded by the coding sequence ATGACCGGAACCGAGGGCGGCGCGCGCCCGCTGCGCGCACCGCGGGGGCGTGCGCGGGGCGCGCGCATCCCGATGCCGGTCGCCGTGCTCGCGGGGCTCGCCATCGCCCTCGTGACGGCCCCGCTGCTCGCGCTCGTCGTGCAGGCGCCGTGGTCGCGCCTCGTCGAGATCCTCGGCGGCTCGGCGGCGCTCGCGGCGCTCGCGATGTCGCTCGGCACCGCCGCCGTGTCGACGCTGCTGAGCCTGCTGCTGGGCGTGCCGCTCGCACTCGTGCTCGCCGACGGGCGCCGGGTCGAGCGCCCGTCGCGCGCCCGGCGCGCGGTGCGGGCCCTCATCACCGTGCCCGTGGTGCTGCCGCCCGTCGCGGGCGGGGTGGCGCTGCTCGCCCTGCTCGGGCCGCAGGGGCTGCTCGGCGCGCCGCTGCTCGACGCGACGGGTATCGCGATCGCGCCGAGCATCGCCGCGGTCGTGCTCGCCCAGACCTTCGTCGCGATGCCGTTCCTGGTCTTCGCCGCCGAGGGGGCCGTCCGGGGTGCCGATCGCCGCACCGAGCTCGCCGCGGCCTCGCTCGGCGCCTCGCCGCTGCGCGTGCTCGTCCGCGTGACGCTGCCCCTCGCCGGCCCGGGCATCGCCGCCGGGGCGGCCCTCTGCTTCGCGCGCGCCCTCGGCGAGTACGGGGCGACGGTCACCTTCGCGAGCAGCGTGCCGGGCGTCACGCGCACGCTGCCGATGGCGATCTACGAGCAGCTGCCCGACGACCGTCCTGCCGCGATCGCGCTTTCGCTGCTGCTCGTCGGCCTCTCGGTCGTCGTGCTCATCGCGCTGCGCGACCGCTGGACCCCGGGGCTGCGCGCATGA
- a CDS encoding DUF6458 family protein — MSIGFGIFLFAVGAIMAFAVNVSLDWIELSTIGYILMAAGAVTVIIGIALMARRRSAVSTEHRRTDPVSGESVTRRESDVI; from the coding sequence ATGAGCATCGGTTTCGGAATCTTCCTGTTCGCGGTGGGCGCCATCATGGCCTTCGCCGTCAACGTCAGCCTCGACTGGATCGAGCTGTCGACCATCGGGTACATCCTGATGGCCGCCGGTGCCGTGACGGTCATCATCGGCATCGCGCTCATGGCGCGGCGCCGCTCGGCGGTCTCCACGGAGCACCGCCGCACCGACCCGGTCAGCGGCGAGAGCGTCACGCGTCGCGAGTCCGACGTCATCTAG